A region from the Melioribacter roseus P3M-2 genome encodes:
- a CDS encoding SDR family oxidoreductase — translation MKILFIGGAGNISASVSRQCIKKGYELYLLNRGQNSVNIDGAKHIKCDINNLDRMKELLKEHYWDSVVNWIAFDPKDVERDIELFEGKTKQYIFISSASAYQKPPLNPVITESTPLRNPYWDYSRNKIACEELLNKAYRDKSFPAVVVRPSHTYSNVIPVPIGGWTEYTIVDRIKKGLPIIVHGDGSSLWTVTHADDFAIGFTGLIGNLKTIGHAFHITSDEALSWDQIHYYIADAVGAAANIVHIPSDFIVKCEPSLEGSLLGDKTWTAIFDNSKIKSFVPEFKATIPFQEGIKKTLKWFEEKPERMIVKKETNEMIDRIIGEYIKIGIRE, via the coding sequence ATGAAAATTCTTTTTATCGGCGGCGCCGGTAATATTAGCGCCAGCGTCAGCAGACAGTGTATAAAAAAAGGTTATGAACTCTATCTGCTGAACAGGGGGCAAAACAGTGTTAATATCGACGGGGCAAAACATATCAAATGCGATATCAATAATCTCGACAGGATGAAAGAATTGCTTAAAGAACATTATTGGGATTCGGTAGTAAATTGGATAGCGTTCGATCCGAAAGACGTTGAAAGAGATATTGAGCTGTTCGAAGGAAAAACAAAACAATATATTTTTATCAGTTCGGCTTCGGCATACCAGAAACCGCCTTTGAATCCGGTCATTACCGAATCGACTCCTTTGCGTAATCCTTACTGGGATTACTCGCGCAATAAAATCGCATGCGAAGAATTATTGAATAAAGCGTACCGCGACAAGAGTTTCCCTGCCGTAGTCGTAAGGCCTTCTCATACATATTCAAACGTTATCCCCGTTCCGATTGGCGGGTGGACGGAATATACAATTGTCGATAGAATAAAAAAAGGTCTTCCGATTATCGTTCACGGCGACGGCTCTTCGCTCTGGACTGTTACTCATGCCGACGATTTTGCAATCGGATTTACCGGATTAATCGGAAATCTGAAAACAATCGGACACGCATTTCACATTACTTCCGACGAAGCTCTCTCGTGGGATCAAATTCATTATTATATTGCCGATGCGGTTGGGGCTGCAGCTAATATAGTTCATATCCCTTCGGATTTTATTGTAAAGTGCGAACCTTCATTGGAAGGGAGCTTGTTGGGCGATAAAACATGGACTGCAATTTTCGATAATTCTAAAATAAAATCATTCGTGCCGGAATTCAAAGCGACGATTCCTTTCCAGGAAGGGATTAAAAAAACATTAAAATGGTTCGAAGAAAAACCCGAAAGAATGATCGTTAAAAAAGAAACCAACGAAATGATCGACAGAATTATTGGGGAGTATATTAAAATAGGGATTAGGGAGTAG
- a CDS encoding sugar phosphate isomerase/epimerase family protein, whose protein sequence is MKRISRKEFIKILGLGSAAFALGGSSLALAFGKTPKVGLQLYSVRNYLENNFQDTIAKISTTGIRGVETYKLPENITLKKAAAILSDYELEVLAMHSELPVGENFDLSLKMAEAYKSDIIVYHGWPQDDKYSSLDSMKKTAELYNNISYKLKKEGLKFALHNHWWEFEKQNGYYPFYWLFENLNDNILFEIDTYWATTAGFNPVKALKDFGKRVPLLHIKDGTTVKGEEAYKQTPIGKGAMNFPPILEACGETADWLIIEFDEYNGDIFEGIKESSDYLSKFVNQKRG, encoded by the coding sequence ATGAAGCGTATATCGCGTAAAGAATTTATTAAAATACTCGGATTGGGAAGCGCCGCATTTGCGCTCGGCGGCAGTTCGTTGGCTCTTGCTTTCGGAAAAACGCCTAAAGTCGGTTTGCAATTATATTCGGTACGAAATTACCTCGAAAACAATTTCCAGGATACTATCGCCAAAATTTCCACTACGGGAATTCGCGGCGTAGAAACCTATAAGCTCCCGGAAAATATTACTCTGAAAAAAGCCGCCGCCATATTAAGCGATTATGAACTCGAAGTCCTGGCAATGCATAGTGAACTTCCGGTCGGAGAAAATTTTGATCTATCGCTGAAAATGGCGGAAGCTTACAAATCCGATATAATTGTCTATCACGGCTGGCCTCAGGATGATAAGTACAGTTCGCTCGATTCTATGAAGAAGACGGCTGAACTCTACAATAATATTTCGTATAAATTGAAAAAAGAAGGTCTCAAATTTGCGTTGCATAATCATTGGTGGGAATTTGAGAAACAGAACGGTTACTATCCGTTTTACTGGTTGTTCGAAAACCTAAACGATAATATCCTCTTCGAGATAGATACTTATTGGGCAACGACGGCAGGGTTCAATCCTGTAAAGGCGCTCAAAGATTTCGGTAAAAGAGTTCCGCTGCTGCATATTAAAGACGGCACAACAGTAAAGGGCGAAGAAGCATACAAACAGACGCCTATTGGCAAAGGAGCTATGAATTTTCCCCCGATTCTGGAAGCTTGCGGCGAAACTGCCGACTGGCTTATTATTGAATTTGACGAATATAATGGTGATATTTTTGAAGGAATAAAAGAAAGTTCTGATTATCTTTCAAAATTCGTCAATCAAAAAAGAGGTTAA
- a CDS encoding TolB family protein: MKYLFLFFIPIMIYSQNFIGQSSDVGKVNIKGESLYDSIKKAYVITGSGENIWGYEDAFHFVWEKVEGDIFMETDIEWIGEGKHPHRKGGLMFRAGLSENDPYVDIVVHGDGLISMQFRKEKGGETSEIKSNVKPPVKLMLEKNADQYTASLLKGSIIYPVGTISLNLSDSLYAGIVVCSHDSTVSEKAVFRNVNLKFQKPLNRERKVESTIEIFDLETRTRKIFYRSREHFEAPNWSPDNKFIYFNKEGKIYRIALDGKIPEAVNTDFAIHCNNDHGLSADGKMLAISNHDKDGLSRIYVLPGDGGIPQLVTRKGPSYWHGWSPDSKYLVYCAERNGNFDIYKIDIDGKNEIRLTDAEGLDDGPEFSPDGKYIYFNSERTGKMKIWRMDADGGNQTQITADEFNDWFPHPSPDNKYIVFLSYAPDVTGHPPNKNVLLRLLNLQDGSIETIAELFGGQGTINVPSWSPDGKRFAFVSYRLIY; this comes from the coding sequence ATGAAATATTTATTTCTGTTTTTTATACCGATAATGATTTATTCCCAGAACTTTATCGGGCAATCCTCGGATGTCGGTAAGGTTAATATTAAAGGCGAATCGCTTTACGACAGTATTAAAAAGGCATACGTAATTACAGGAAGCGGGGAAAATATCTGGGGTTACGAAGACGCATTTCATTTTGTATGGGAAAAAGTCGAGGGCGATATTTTTATGGAAACGGATATCGAATGGATAGGCGAAGGTAAACACCCGCACAGGAAAGGCGGATTGATGTTCCGTGCGGGACTTTCGGAAAACGACCCGTATGTCGATATTGTAGTTCACGGCGACGGTCTGATTTCAATGCAATTCAGAAAAGAAAAAGGCGGTGAAACTTCGGAAATTAAATCGAACGTCAAACCTCCGGTCAAATTAATGCTTGAAAAAAATGCAGACCAATACACAGCCTCTTTGCTGAAAGGAAGTATTATTTATCCTGTAGGAACAATCTCTCTTAATTTATCCGATAGCCTCTATGCGGGAATCGTAGTATGCTCTCACGATTCGACCGTCTCGGAGAAAGCGGTTTTCCGGAATGTTAATCTTAAGTTTCAAAAACCATTAAACAGAGAAAGAAAAGTGGAAAGTACAATTGAAATATTCGACCTGGAAACGCGCACAAGAAAAATTTTTTACAGAAGTCGGGAACATTTCGAAGCGCCTAATTGGAGTCCCGACAATAAATTTATTTATTTTAATAAAGAAGGCAAAATCTACAGAATAGCTCTCGACGGAAAAATACCCGAAGCGGTCAATACGGATTTTGCAATTCACTGCAACAACGACCACGGTTTGTCGGCTGACGGTAAAATGCTGGCAATCAGTAATCACGATAAAGACGGACTTTCGCGTATCTATGTTTTACCGGGGGATGGGGGGATTCCCCAATTAGTGACCCGGAAAGGACCGTCATACTGGCACGGCTGGTCCCCCGATTCGAAATACCTTGTATATTGCGCCGAAAGAAACGGAAATTTCGATATTTATAAAATCGATATAGACGGAAAAAATGAAATAAGACTTACGGACGCAGAAGGACTTGACGACGGACCGGAATTTTCACCCGACGGAAAATATATCTATTTTAATTCCGAAAGGACAGGCAAGATGAAAATTTGGCGTATGGATGCCGACGGAGGAAATCAAACTCAAATTACGGCCGACGAGTTTAATGACTGGTTCCCGCATCCTTCTCCCGATAATAAATATATAGTTTTCCTTTCGTATGCCCCTGACGTAACAGGGCATCCGCCGAATAAAAATGTGTTGTTGCGATTACTGAATCTTCAGGACGGTTCTATCGAGACGATTGCGGAATTGTTCGGCGGGCAGGGCACAATCAATGTTCCTTCCTGGTCGCCTGACGGTAAAAGATTTGCATTTGTAAGTTACAGGCTAATTTATTGA
- the phoU gene encoding phosphate signaling complex protein PhoU: MQEHFNAEVESLKNNLIKMASIVDEQVERVIEALETGKVELCKGVKARDIEVDAYDNLIQAQCENILALFQPFAADLRFIISAMMINNQLERCGDIAVNIAKRVKKTADNYPLIVEAQINEMGKQARKMLKEAINSFIYNDSQLAETVMKEDEIVDKYNKQAFKFLVSKMKSQPELIEPCSHLIVMTKHIERLADHATNIAEDLVFYVEAKIISHKKKLQKLEKNKPDEDS, encoded by the coding sequence ATGCAGGAACATTTTAACGCCGAAGTGGAAAGTTTGAAAAATAATCTCATTAAAATGGCGTCGATTGTCGACGAACAGGTAGAAAGGGTAATCGAAGCGCTCGAAACGGGCAAAGTCGAATTGTGCAAGGGAGTAAAAGCCCGCGACATTGAAGTGGACGCTTACGACAATTTAATCCAGGCGCAATGCGAAAACATTTTAGCGCTCTTTCAGCCCTTTGCCGCCGACCTCCGTTTTATTATTTCCGCTATGATGATTAACAATCAACTCGAACGCTGCGGAGATATTGCGGTGAACATCGCCAAGCGCGTCAAAAAAACCGCCGATAACTACCCGTTAATTGTAGAAGCTCAAATTAACGAGATGGGCAAGCAAGCGCGTAAAATGTTGAAAGAAGCTATCAATTCTTTTATCTATAACGACAGCCAGCTGGCTGAAACCGTCATGAAAGAAGACGAAATTGTGGATAAATACAATAAACAGGCATTCAAATTTCTAGTTTCTAAAATGAAGTCCCAGCCGGAATTAATTGAACCGTGCTCTCATCTTATTGTAATGACCAAACATATCGAACGTCTTGCCGACCATGCTACAAACATTGCCGAAGACCTGGTGTTTTATGTGGAAGCAAAAATAATTTCTCATAAAAAGAAATTGCAAAAACTGGAAAAGAACAAACCGGATGAAGACAGCTGA
- the pstB gene encoding phosphate ABC transporter ATP-binding protein PstB, which translates to MNIIEVKNLNLFYSKFQALKDISMDIKEKKVTALIGPSGCGKSTFLRCLNRMNDLIDGVKIKGDVIINGRNIYKDRVDIVELRKNVGMIFQKSNPFPMSIFDNVAYGPRINGIRDKKRLEEIVENSLKKAALWEEVKDDLKKSGLSLSGGQQQRLCIARALAVEPEIILMDEPASALDPISTTKIEDLIFELKKNYTIVIVTHNMQQAARVSDQTAFFYMGDLIEFNDTKKLFTAPENEKTEAYISGRFG; encoded by the coding sequence ATGAATATTATTGAAGTAAAAAATCTGAACCTTTTTTACAGCAAATTTCAGGCATTGAAAGATATTTCGATGGACATTAAAGAAAAGAAGGTCACGGCACTGATCGGTCCTTCGGGCTGCGGCAAATCGACATTCCTCAGATGCCTGAACAGAATGAACGATTTGATCGACGGCGTAAAAATCAAAGGCGACGTTATTATTAACGGCAGGAACATTTATAAAGACAGGGTCGATATAGTTGAATTGAGAAAAAATGTGGGAATGATTTTCCAGAAGTCGAATCCTTTTCCGATGTCTATTTTCGACAATGTGGCTTACGGTCCCAGAATCAACGGTATACGCGACAAAAAACGGCTTGAAGAGATTGTCGAAAACAGTCTAAAAAAGGCTGCGCTCTGGGAAGAAGTAAAAGACGATCTGAAAAAGAGCGGGCTGTCGCTCAGCGGCGGGCAGCAGCAGAGGCTTTGTATTGCGCGAGCTTTAGCCGTGGAACCGGAAATAATCTTAATGGACGAGCCGGCAAGCGCATTGGATCCGATATCCACGACAAAAATAGAAGACCTGATTTTTGAGTTGAAAAAAAATTATACTATTGTTATTGTTACACATAATATGCAGCAGGCAGCCCGTGTGAGCGACCAAACGGCGTTCTTCTATATGGGCGACCTGATTGAATTTAACGATACAAAAAAATTATTTACCGCGCCCGAAAATGAAAAAACGGAAGCTTATATAAGCGGTAGATTCGGTTAA
- the pstB gene encoding phosphate ABC transporter ATP-binding protein PstB has product MPVTNIIYESRKVTEEEAVVSTKNLSAYFGEKQALFEVNLNIPKNQVTAIIGPSGCGKSTFLRCLNRMHEVIGGTYSGSILFDGEDIKNINPVELRKRVGMVFQKPNPFPTMSIMNNVVAGLKLNGMRDKRLLNEIAEENLKKVGLWDEVKDNLNRSGASISGGQQQRLCIARTIALNPEVILMDEPTSALDPIATAKIEDLIYELKKEYTIVIVTHNMQQAARVSDYTAFFYMGRLIEYDNTKKIFTNPSNKQTEEYISGRFG; this is encoded by the coding sequence ATACCAGTCACAAATATAATTTACGAAAGCCGCAAAGTAACCGAAGAAGAGGCGGTTGTTTCAACAAAAAACTTATCGGCTTATTTCGGCGAAAAGCAGGCGCTTTTTGAAGTCAATCTCAACATACCCAAAAATCAGGTTACGGCCATAATCGGTCCTTCGGGCTGCGGCAAATCGACATTCCTCAGATGCCTGAACAGAATGCACGAAGTGATTGGCGGGACATATTCCGGGAGTATTTTATTCGACGGCGAAGATATAAAAAATATCAATCCGGTCGAACTCAGAAAGAGGGTCGGTATGGTTTTTCAAAAGCCGAATCCGTTTCCGACTATGTCGATAATGAATAATGTCGTTGCCGGATTGAAATTAAACGGAATGCGCGACAAAAGATTATTGAACGAAATCGCCGAAGAAAATTTAAAGAAAGTCGGATTATGGGACGAAGTTAAAGACAATCTAAACCGCTCCGGCGCCAGTATATCCGGAGGGCAGCAGCAAAGATTGTGTATTGCCCGGACAATCGCTCTGAATCCCGAAGTAATTTTAATGGACGAGCCGACCAGCGCGCTGGATCCGATTGCAACCGCTAAAATCGAAGACTTGATTTATGAATTGAAAAAAGAATATACGATTGTTATTGTAACTCACAATATGCAGCAAGCCGCGCGCGTAAGCGACTATACGGCTTTCTTTTATATGGGCAGACTGATCGAATACGACAATACAAAAAAAATATTTACAAATCCTTCTAATAAACAAACTGAAGAATATATTTCCGGACGTTTCGGCTGA
- the pstA gene encoding phosphate ABC transporter permease PstA, with product METELKKYKRRLKYRKAVNLAVNSLTFLAALIAILPLFLIFYYTVSKGIGRLNLEFFVEMPKPVGEPGGGMANAIVGTLILVGIGGAIGLPVGIMSGIYLAEFGKNKFGQLLRFLTDVLSGIPSIVVGVVAYTLVVIPMKQFSALAGGVALAILMIPTITRTTEEMIKLVPHSYREAGLGLGIPKWKTSLFIILRTAWKGIATGVLLGLSRAAGETAPLLFTALGNRFWSTNVFEPIASLTVYIYDYARAPFEDWNAQAWTAALVLIILISLLSLTFKIITRSKYKTN from the coding sequence GTGGAAACAGAATTAAAAAAATATAAACGAAGACTTAAATACCGCAAAGCGGTAAACTTAGCGGTAAATTCATTGACTTTTCTTGCCGCATTGATCGCCATATTGCCGCTCTTCTTAATCTTTTACTATACGGTCTCGAAAGGCATCGGCAGATTGAATCTGGAGTTTTTTGTCGAGATGCCCAAACCCGTAGGCGAGCCCGGAGGCGGAATGGCTAATGCGATTGTAGGCACATTGATATTGGTCGGCATCGGCGGTGCTATCGGACTGCCCGTTGGAATTATGTCGGGCATCTATCTTGCCGAATTCGGAAAAAATAAATTCGGACAATTATTGAGATTTCTTACCGACGTTCTCAGCGGCATACCTTCGATTGTAGTCGGCGTTGTGGCTTATACGCTAGTCGTTATCCCGATGAAACAGTTCTCGGCTCTTGCAGGGGGAGTGGCATTGGCAATCCTGATGATTCCAACTATTACGAGAACTACGGAAGAAATGATTAAATTGGTGCCTCACAGTTATCGCGAAGCCGGTTTAGGACTCGGAATACCGAAATGGAAAACTTCATTGTTCATTATACTAAGAACTGCATGGAAAGGGATTGCTACGGGCGTACTGCTCGGTTTGTCGAGAGCCGCAGGCGAGACCGCTCCGTTGTTATTTACCGCGCTCGGCAACAGATTCTGGTCTACAAATGTATTCGAACCGATTGCTTCTCTTACGGTTTATATCTACGACTACGCGCGAGCGCCTTTTGAAGATTGGAACGCACAGGCATGGACTGCGGCTTTAGTATTAATAATTTTGATTTCTTTATTAAGTTTAACGTTCAAAATAATTACTCGTTCTAAATACAAAACCAACTGA
- the pstC gene encoding phosphate ABC transporter permease subunit PstC encodes MEKTKSVKKSVKSSRINIGDFIYEKLTLIFAVIVFAMIILMGYEMYINSKLSIDKFGWDFITETTWDPVEEIYGALPSIYGTLVSSFLALMIAVPLSLAVAVYLAESAPGWLEKPLSFMVELLAGVPSIVYGLWGIFVLVPWLREEVEPFLNEHFGYLPFFDGPMYGFGMLAAAIILSIMVLPIITSISRDIMKSVPSVQKEAALALGATKWEAIKIVLKNSKSGILGAVMLGLGRAIGETMAVTMVIGNRPIISESLFDPGYTMASIIANEFTEATTELYLSALIELALILFVITIIINIAARLLVWSLEKQWKQN; translated from the coding sequence ATGGAAAAAACGAAGTCCGTTAAAAAATCCGTTAAATCGTCCCGAATCAATATCGGCGATTTCATCTATGAAAAGTTGACGTTAATATTTGCCGTCATTGTATTCGCGATGATAATCCTGATGGGATACGAAATGTATATCAATTCGAAATTGTCGATCGATAAATTCGGATGGGATTTTATAACCGAGACTACCTGGGACCCGGTGGAAGAAATTTACGGAGCGCTCCCTTCGATCTACGGCACGCTCGTTTCATCTTTCCTGGCTTTAATGATTGCCGTTCCTTTGAGTCTTGCGGTTGCCGTTTATCTGGCCGAGTCGGCGCCCGGATGGCTCGAAAAACCGCTGTCTTTTATGGTCGAATTACTAGCCGGCGTACCGAGCATTGTCTATGGTTTATGGGGCATATTCGTGCTGGTTCCATGGCTGCGCGAAGAAGTGGAACCCTTTCTCAACGAACATTTCGGATATCTGCCCTTTTTCGACGGACCGATGTACGGATTCGGTATGCTGGCCGCGGCAATAATTCTATCGATTATGGTGCTGCCGATTATAACTTCGATATCGCGGGATATAATGAAATCGGTGCCGTCGGTTCAAAAGGAAGCGGCTCTCGCTTTGGGCGCCACTAAATGGGAAGCTATTAAAATTGTTCTGAAAAATTCTAAATCGGGTATTCTCGGCGCCGTAATGCTCGGATTGGGAAGAGCCATCGGCGAAACTATGGCAGTTACAATGGTAATCGGCAATCGCCCGATTATTTCGGAATCGCTCTTCGATCCCGGATATACCATGGCAAGCATTATTGCCAACGAGTTTACCGAAGCTACTACGGAACTCTATTTAAGCGCATTAATCGAATTGGCGTTAATCCTGTTCGTAATTACTATTATTATTAATATTGCCGCACGATTATTAGTCTGGAGTCTGGAAAAGCAGTGGAAACAGAATTAA
- the pstS gene encoding phosphate ABC transporter substrate-binding protein PstS translates to MYRKIIYLMMFMIAGLINLPAQVKLNGAGATFPYVIYSKWFDEFHKQTGVQINYQSIGSGGGIKQVIEGTVDFGASDGPMSDEQLKEAKAKQGTDVIHIPTVLGAVVLSYNLPEVKETIKLDGETIANIFLGKIYKWNDKRIAKLNPGVKLPNRSIIVVHRSDGSGTTFIFTHYLSNVSKEWAKKVGYNTSVNWPIGLGGKGNEGVAGMIKQTKGAIGYVELAYAVKNKLPHVAIKNRAGNFIEANFKTVSAASDGAAKDMPDDLRAMITNADGKDSYPISGFTWLLIYKDMKDQKKAEALVKFLKWALTKGESYAESLYYAPLPTSVVKLCMKKIDMLTVNGKPIKVK, encoded by the coding sequence ATGTACAGAAAAATAATTTATTTAATGATGTTCATGATTGCCGGTTTAATAAATCTCCCGGCGCAGGTTAAACTCAACGGAGCCGGAGCGACTTTCCCTTACGTGATTTATTCCAAATGGTTCGACGAGTTTCATAAACAAACGGGCGTTCAAATTAATTATCAGTCTATTGGAAGCGGCGGCGGTATTAAACAGGTAATCGAAGGCACGGTCGATTTCGGAGCCAGCGACGGACCGATGAGCGACGAACAGCTTAAAGAAGCAAAAGCTAAACAGGGCACGGATGTAATTCATATCCCGACGGTTTTGGGCGCCGTTGTTCTGAGTTACAATTTACCGGAAGTTAAAGAAACGATTAAACTTGACGGGGAGACTATAGCAAATATTTTTCTGGGTAAAATTTATAAGTGGAACGATAAAAGGATTGCCAAATTAAATCCGGGCGTTAAACTCCCAAACAGAAGCATAATTGTGGTGCATCGTTCGGACGGCAGCGGTACTACGTTCATCTTTACTCATTATCTTTCAAATGTAAGTAAAGAATGGGCTAAGAAAGTCGGATACAACACTTCGGTTAACTGGCCGATCGGACTGGGCGGCAAAGGCAACGAAGGCGTGGCGGGGATGATCAAACAAACTAAAGGAGCAATCGGATACGTGGAACTTGCTTATGCCGTAAAGAATAAACTTCCTCACGTTGCAATTAAAAACCGCGCGGGAAATTTCATCGAAGCGAATTTTAAGACGGTTTCCGCGGCTTCCGACGGAGCCGCCAAAGATATGCCCGATGATCTCAGAGCCATGATTACAAACGCCGACGGAAAAGACTCCTATCCTATTTCGGGCTTTACATGGCTTTTGATTTATAAAGATATGAAAGATCAAAAGAAAGCCGAAGCGTTGGTTAAATTCTTAAAGTGGGCTTTGACAAAAGGCGAATCGTATGCCGAAAGTCTTTATTACGCTCCTTTGCCGACTTCGGTTGTTAAATTGTGCATGAAAAAAATCGATATGTTGACAGTTAACGGCAAACCGATTAAGGTAAAATAA
- a CDS encoding T9SS type A sorting domain-containing protein, whose amino-acid sequence MKKRFFLVAAFLITLQNVIFSQSIEFSKDSLHISGDGAFGDIYDSLFLYNAGASDLIIDSIYSNKIYGYPVEIYSRDTSYLFYLGFDKIFKDIIIFPGDSVKLIFYTPDLCPICEGATPFQNFSDTLYFISNARNYPVYTIYIDGEGYVGVEENPLPEKDYSLEQNYPNPFNPHTRISYEVYKPGIVRIIVYDILGRVISAPVNEFKSVGRYTLDFDASDLPSGVYFCQVKINDFIETKKMILLR is encoded by the coding sequence ATGAAAAAGCGCTTTTTTCTTGTCGCGGCGTTTCTAATTACTCTGCAAAATGTAATTTTTTCGCAGAGTATTGAATTCAGCAAGGATTCCCTTCATATTTCGGGCGACGGAGCGTTCGGCGATATTTACGACAGTTTGTTTTTATACAACGCCGGCGCATCGGATCTGATAATCGACAGTATCTACTCAAATAAAATCTACGGATATCCAGTAGAAATTTATTCAAGGGATACATCTTATTTGTTTTATCTCGGGTTTGATAAGATCTTTAAAGACATTATTATCTTTCCTGGGGACTCGGTCAAATTAATTTTTTATACGCCCGACCTGTGTCCTATTTGCGAAGGCGCTACGCCGTTTCAAAATTTTTCTGATACTTTATATTTCATAAGTAACGCCCGTAATTATCCGGTGTATACGATTTATATCGACGGCGAAGGGTATGTTGGCGTAGAAGAAAACCCGCTGCCCGAAAAAGACTATTCGCTCGAACAGAACTATCCGAATCCGTTCAATCCGCATACTCGCATCTCGTATGAGGTTTATAAACCGGGTATAGTGCGGATAATTGTGTACGACATTCTCGGCAGAGTAATCAGCGCGCCGGTAAATGAATTTAAGTCTGTTGGACGTTATACTCTCGACTTTGACGCATCGGATTTACCGTCCGGAGTTTACTTTTGTCAAGTGAAAATAAACGACTTTATTGAAACCAAAAAAATGATACTGCTGCGATAA